Proteins from one Oscillatoria nigro-viridis PCC 7112 genomic window:
- a CDS encoding RNA polymerase sigma-70 factor, which yields MSSLDDFNHHRPLLFSIAYRMLGTVTDAEDMVQETFLRWQQTASSTVRSAKTYLATIITRLCIDHLRSARVQREQYVGTWLPEPMLTQQSENSTDLMELADSLSIAFLTVLERLSPIERAVFLLRDVFEYDYDEIGQMIGKSPTNCRQILRRAKQHLADQRPRFPVSRPQQKQITALFLDASTKGDLQDLLLVLAKDVTFCSDGGGKVVAALKPIHGAVKVARMLLAIRRKWLLNCVSHLADINGQPGIIQYLDGHIHSVMTFEIVDGCIHSIYSVRNPEKLERICQEISLEK from the coding sequence ATGAGTTCTCTGGATGATTTTAACCACCATCGTCCGTTGCTGTTCTCGATCGCCTACCGAATGCTGGGAACTGTCACAGATGCCGAAGATATGGTACAAGAAACCTTCCTGCGCTGGCAACAGACGGCGAGCTCCACGGTGCGATCGGCAAAGACTTATCTGGCAACTATCATCACGCGCCTCTGCATCGATCATTTGCGATCGGCGCGTGTCCAGCGAGAACAATACGTCGGTACCTGGCTACCAGAACCGATGTTAACGCAACAATCCGAAAATTCAACCGATCTAATGGAATTAGCAGACTCGCTCTCGATCGCATTTTTAACTGTACTGGAGCGTTTATCTCCGATCGAGCGGGCAGTATTTCTACTCCGCGATGTGTTCGAGTATGACTATGACGAAATCGGTCAGATGATCGGCAAGAGTCCCACCAACTGTCGCCAAATCCTGCGGCGGGCGAAGCAGCATCTTGCCGACCAACGTCCTCGTTTCCCAGTTTCTCGGCCTCAACAAAAGCAGATTACAGCCCTATTTTTAGATGCCTCCACCAAGGGGGATTTACAAGATTTGTTGCTGGTGCTGGCGAAGGATGTGACGTTTTGTTCAGATGGTGGTGGCAAGGTCGTTGCAGCCCTCAAGCCGATACATGGAGCTGTAAAGGTGGCTCGGATGCTGTTAGCCATTCGTCGCAAATGGCTGCTTAATTGTGTCTCTCACTTAGCCGATATCAACGGACAACCAGGCATTATCCAATATCTGGATGGCCACATTCACAGTGTGATGACGTTTGAGATTGTGGATGGCTGCATTCATTCTATTTACAGTGTGCGGAATCCAGAAAAGTTAGAGCGGATTTGCCAGGAGATATCTTTAGAGAAGTAA
- a CDS encoding hexameric tyrosine-coordinated heme protein yields the protein MDNIITSNNPSVVRPPEVTLVPNNSLLTETPEEGRQLAVKMARLIIKMTQPDEEKRNQLREVYGNDAMMLIAVGHVVALEFATVAAANNYWRK from the coding sequence ATGGATAATATAATCACTTCAAACAATCCATCTGTTGTAAGGCCACCCGAAGTTACATTGGTTCCCAATAACTCACTTTTAACAGAAACGCCTGAAGAGGGACGGCAACTGGCAGTCAAAATGGCACGGCTGATTATCAAAATGACTCAGCCTGATGAAGAAAAGCGCAACCAGTTACGAGAGGTTTATGGCAATGATGCCATGATGCTGATTGCAGTTGGTCACGTTGTCGCTCTAGAATTTGCCACTGTCGCTGCTGCCAACAATTACTGGCGAAAATAG
- a CDS encoding alternative oxidase has translation MKVLIRLIVAFFVFLVDVVYGNRSYPRFYMLETIARVPYFSYLSVLHLYETLGYWRKADLLKLHFAETWNELHHLLIMESLGGDRLWIDRFIAQHVAFAYYWVVVPLYMLFPSYAYYLMELIEGHAYHTYDEYLKTYEAQLKAQPAPQVAINFYRDGDLYMFDEVQTALSHEFRRPKVDNLYDVFANIRDDEDEHVKTMVALQKPEARLTFKSPHTVFEAIAANADKTG, from the coding sequence GTGAAAGTTTTGATTCGATTAATAGTTGCTTTTTTTGTCTTCCTTGTAGATGTCGTCTACGGAAATCGTTCCTATCCTCGGTTTTATATGCTGGAAACGATCGCCCGCGTGCCTTACTTTTCCTATCTATCAGTGCTGCATCTCTACGAGACGCTGGGTTACTGGCGCAAAGCAGACTTGTTGAAACTTCACTTCGCTGAAACCTGGAACGAATTACACCATCTGTTGATTATGGAATCACTCGGAGGCGATCGCCTCTGGATCGATCGCTTCATCGCCCAACACGTTGCATTCGCTTACTACTGGGTGGTAGTGCCACTTTATATGCTGTTTCCTTCTTACGCCTACTACCTGATGGAACTGATTGAAGGTCATGCCTATCACACCTATGACGAATACTTGAAAACCTACGAAGCTCAACTGAAAGCTCAACCTGCGCCCCAGGTGGCAATCAATTTCTATCGCGATGGCGATCTTTATATGTTTGATGAAGTTCAGACTGCACTAAGTCATGAATTTCGTCGTCCCAAGGTGGATAATCTATACGACGTGTTCGCGAACATTCGTGATGACGAAGACGAACACGTCAAAACGATGGTGGCACTCCAGAAACCAGAAGCGCGGCTAACCTTCAAAAGTCCCCATACGGTTTTTGAAGCGATCGCTGCCAACGCAGATAAAACGGGTTAG
- a CDS encoding GMC family oxidoreductase → MTNYDYIVIGAGSAGCVVANRLTEDSETTVLLLEAGNPDTKPEIQIPLECFNLLGSEVDWAYFTEPEPYLNNRKIFHPRGKVLGGSSSINFMLYVRGNPHDYDRWQELGNPGWSYQDVLPYFKKSENQQRGASEYHGVDGELSVTDLISPAPISQRFVEASVAMGYHNNPDFNGMHQEGAGLYQMTIKDGKRHSTAAAFLVPILDRPNLTTTTAALVTRLLFEGTRAVGVEYMHEGTLHQVRVNREVILSAGAFDSPKLLMLSGIGNQEYLESLGISVIVDLPGVGQNLQDHPLIPVVHLATQDLHPAITSSIVEAGLFLHSEGNLDVAPDLQLIFSPILLTSPPRSDSGFTGLVCLIHPESIGSVFLRPAFGSSASLSPDPKDAPIIRMNYLQSKSDVQKLTAGIKLLRKLFQTSAFDEFRGEEVAPGADNQSDEALEAYIREVCSTVFHPVGTCKMGTDSMAVVDSELRVHGVEGLRVVDASIMPTITTGNTNAPTIAIGEKAADLIKAAGYVSQQVPLAITN, encoded by the coding sequence ATGACGAACTATGACTACATTGTGATTGGTGCAGGTTCGGCAGGCTGTGTGGTTGCCAACCGTCTGACAGAAGACAGTGAAACAACCGTGTTGTTGCTCGAAGCTGGCAATCCAGATACGAAACCAGAGATTCAAATCCCGTTGGAATGCTTCAACTTACTAGGCTCTGAGGTAGACTGGGCATACTTCACAGAACCAGAACCTTACCTCAATAACCGCAAAATCTTTCATCCCCGCGGGAAAGTCTTGGGCGGCAGCAGTTCGATTAATTTCATGCTTTATGTCCGAGGCAATCCTCATGATTACGATCGCTGGCAAGAATTGGGTAATCCCGGTTGGAGTTATCAAGATGTATTGCCATATTTCAAGAAATCTGAAAACCAGCAACGAGGTGCTTCCGAATACCACGGTGTCGATGGCGAGTTGAGTGTTACCGATCTAATTTCCCCGGCACCGATATCCCAACGATTTGTAGAAGCATCTGTAGCTATGGGATATCACAACAATCCTGATTTCAACGGGATGCACCAAGAAGGCGCAGGACTCTATCAGATGACGATTAAAGATGGAAAACGTCACAGTACCGCTGCTGCATTCCTGGTGCCAATTCTCGATCGTCCCAATTTGACAACAACGACAGCAGCGTTGGTGACTCGATTGTTGTTTGAGGGAACCCGCGCCGTTGGGGTGGAATATATGCACGAGGGAACGCTGCACCAAGTCCGGGTTAACCGGGAAGTGATTTTAAGTGCTGGCGCGTTCGATTCGCCTAAGCTGCTGATGCTTTCGGGCATTGGTAATCAAGAATACCTGGAATCATTGGGTATTTCTGTAATCGTTGATTTGCCTGGTGTCGGTCAAAACCTCCAAGATCATCCTCTCATTCCTGTGGTACACCTGGCAACTCAGGATTTACACCCTGCAATCACCAGTAGTATCGTTGAAGCCGGATTGTTTTTGCATAGCGAGGGTAATCTGGATGTTGCGCCTGATTTACAGTTGATCTTCAGCCCTATTCTGTTGACATCCCCTCCTCGTTCTGATTCGGGATTCACTGGTTTAGTATGTTTGATCCATCCTGAGAGTATTGGTAGTGTATTTTTACGTCCTGCCTTCGGCAGCAGCGCTTCGCTATCGCCCGATCCGAAAGATGCACCAATTATTCGGATGAACTATCTCCAAAGTAAATCCGATGTGCAAAAACTCACTGCAGGAATTAAATTACTCCGCAAATTATTTCAGACAAGTGCCTTTGATGAGTTTCGGGGTGAGGAAGTCGCTCCCGGTGCCGACAATCAGAGTGATGAAGCACTCGAAGCTTACATTCGGGAAGTTTGCAGCACTGTGTTTCATCCTGTCGGCACCTGCAAAATGGGAACTGACTCAATGGCGGTTGTAGACTCTGAACTCCGCGTACATGGAGTTGAGGGATTGCGTGTGGTAGATGCGTCAATCATGCCAACAATCACCACAGGAAATACGAATGCGCCGACAATTGCGATCGGCGAAAAGGCAGCAGATTTAATTAAAGCCGCAGGTTACGTTTCACAGCAAGTACCTTTAGCTATTACAAATTAA
- a CDS encoding nucleotidyltransferase family protein, with product MVELQSNLEYVVTDRLKVSLDAIAQFCQRWNIVEFALFGSVLRDDFRPDSDVDVLVTYEPSHRLTLSDLWSMQEQIEHLFHRCVDLVEKKQLKNLYRRSNILKTYRVIYASGRSG from the coding sequence ATGGTTGAGTTGCAATCAAATTTAGAATATGTTGTTACCGATCGCCTAAAAGTCTCTCTCGATGCGATCGCGCAATTTTGCCAGCGCTGGAACATTGTCGAGTTTGCCCTGTTTGGCTCGGTGCTGCGGGATGATTTTCGCCCTGATAGCGATGTGGATGTACTGGTGACATATGAGCCATCGCACCGCCTCACACTATCCGATCTATGGAGTATGCAGGAGCAAATAGAGCATTTATTTCACCGTTGTGTAGATTTGGTGGAAAAAAAGCAGTTAAAAAATCTCTATCGGCGATCGAACATTTTGAAAACCTATCGAGTGATTTATGCAAGCGGGCGATCGGGATAG
- a CDS encoding HepT-like ribonuclease domain-containing protein: protein MLLARLRLESVLMQSAVERQLGILGEADRRISIEFQQFHPEIDWRNAINLRNILVHRYDQVSSEVIWNIVTSILPSLLVQVEGLLSPLPDDI, encoded by the coding sequence ATGCTTCTTGCGAGACTCCGGCTTGAAAGTGTTTTGATGCAAAGTGCCGTAGAGCGGCAGTTGGGGATTTTGGGCGAAGCCGATCGGAGAATTTCGATCGAGTTTCAGCAGTTCCATCCCGAAATTGATTGGCGAAATGCGATTAACTTACGAAATATTTTGGTTCATCGCTATGACCAAGTGAGTTCGGAAGTTATTTGGAATATTGTTACCAGTATTTTGCCTAGTTTACTGGTACAAGTAGAGGGATTATTGTCGCCGTTACCTGATGATATTTGA
- a CDS encoding NAD(P)/FAD-dependent oxidoreductase: protein MKHYPVAIVGAGPAGLTAAYELVKQGIIPVVLEKGDKVGGIARTETYKGYRFDIGGHRFYTKVEAVQQLWQEVLGNEFIKVPRLSRIFYRGKFFNYPISAFNTLFNLGIIESTLIILSYLKVRIWPLREEKTFEQWVINRFGERLYKTFFKTYTEKVWGIPCSEIQADWAAQRIKGLSLTTAIINALFGSNDTKTLIKEFDYPALGPGMMWEKFAEAVENKDGKVYLDTKVISFEREGNKIKSITAEHNGELVQYSADNFITSMPISALVARLKPQPPEEVLHAARSLKYRDFLIVALIVDRKDLFPDNWIYIHSPEVKVGRIQNFKNWSAALVPDASKSCLGMEYFCSVGDEIWEMSDAELVELATRELVGLGLATTSDVQDGVVIRQLKAYPVYDGEYRGHLQVLEGFLKGIENLQTIGRNGMHRYNNQDHSMLTGMLAVRNILGEKHDLWDVNTERSYYEDFSVDRSKDKKDSDLISQSH, encoded by the coding sequence GTGAAACATTATCCTGTTGCGATCGTCGGTGCAGGCCCTGCGGGTTTGACGGCAGCTTACGAGCTAGTCAAGCAAGGCATCATCCCTGTTGTACTAGAAAAAGGTGATAAAGTTGGGGGAATAGCTCGCACAGAAACCTACAAAGGCTATCGTTTCGACATTGGCGGCCACCGCTTTTATACTAAAGTTGAAGCCGTGCAGCAGTTGTGGCAAGAGGTGCTGGGAAATGAGTTTATTAAAGTGCCGCGATTGTCGCGAATTTTTTATCGAGGTAAATTTTTTAACTATCCGATCAGTGCCTTCAATACTCTCTTTAATTTGGGCATAATTGAGAGTACGCTGATTATTTTGAGTTATCTGAAAGTGAGAATTTGGCCGCTTAGGGAAGAAAAAACTTTTGAACAGTGGGTGATCAATCGTTTTGGGGAACGCCTGTATAAAACATTTTTTAAGACTTACACTGAAAAAGTTTGGGGCATTCCTTGTTCGGAAATTCAAGCAGATTGGGCGGCGCAGCGGATTAAAGGATTGTCCCTGACGACAGCAATTATTAATGCTTTGTTTGGCAGCAACGACACCAAAACATTAATCAAAGAGTTTGATTATCCGGCTTTGGGCCCGGGGATGATGTGGGAAAAGTTCGCGGAAGCTGTGGAGAATAAAGACGGCAAAGTTTATCTCGATACAAAAGTGATTAGCTTCGAGCGTGAAGGGAATAAAATTAAAAGTATTACTGCCGAGCATAACGGAGAATTAGTTCAATATTCGGCGGATAATTTTATTACGAGTATGCCGATATCTGCACTGGTAGCAAGGCTGAAGCCGCAGCCGCCAGAAGAGGTGTTGCACGCCGCGCGATCGCTCAAGTATCGAGATTTTTTGATTGTAGCGCTGATAGTCGATCGCAAGGATTTGTTTCCTGACAACTGGATTTACATTCACTCCCCCGAAGTCAAAGTGGGACGAATTCAAAACTTTAAGAATTGGAGCGCCGCTTTAGTTCCCGACGCCAGCAAAAGTTGTTTGGGAATGGAATATTTCTGCAGCGTAGGCGACGAGATTTGGGAAATGTCGGACGCGGAACTTGTCGAATTAGCAACTCGCGAGTTGGTTGGTTTGGGGTTAGCAACAACTTCTGATGTGCAAGATGGAGTTGTCATACGGCAACTTAAAGCTTATCCAGTTTATGATGGGGAATATCGAGGACACTTGCAGGTACTTGAAGGTTTTTTGAAGGGAATTGAGAATTTGCAGACGATCGGGCGCAACGGTATGCACCGATACAACAACCAAGACCATTCCATGCTGACGGGGATGCTGGCCGTGAGAAATATTCTCGGGGAAAAGCACGATTTGTGGGATGTGAATACTGAGCGATCGTACTATGAAGATTTTAGTGTCGATCGCTCAAAGGACAAAAAGGATTCGGATTTGATTTCGCAATCTCACTGA
- a CDS encoding glycosyltransferase family 2 protein, with protein MISTADPTVSVIIPVHNGGAYFRTCLSKLAQAVPRPIEIIVVADGESDGSWRLAKEFGAKVIRIPECGGPARARNLGAQAAKGDILFFVDADVAVCPEAVGYAISVFKNNPYLAAFIGSYDDDPGDPDFLSQYRNLLHHYVHQTGNEEASTFWGACGVIRREIFLQMGGFNESYRQASIEDIEFGYRLKQAGYNIRLCKTLQVKHLKRWEPMGMVKADFFYRALPWTELIWRDRQLNNDLNLQVSNRISVILTYAVLLAILGTCWSLSFLLLAGLLAIPLVAINAPLYRFFYRKHGILFALKTIPWHWLFYFYSGLAFAIGTGRYLYQKKPVTGKVSLPVSAQ; from the coding sequence ATGATTTCTACCGCCGACCCCACTGTATCCGTTATTATCCCAGTCCACAACGGGGGCGCTTACTTCCGCACCTGTTTGTCAAAATTGGCTCAAGCTGTGCCCAGACCGATCGAGATTATTGTAGTAGCAGATGGCGAAAGCGACGGTTCCTGGCGTCTGGCCAAGGAATTCGGCGCCAAAGTCATCAGGATTCCCGAATGCGGGGGGCCAGCCCGGGCAAGGAATTTGGGTGCCCAAGCTGCAAAGGGAGATATTCTGTTTTTTGTGGATGCTGATGTCGCTGTTTGTCCAGAAGCTGTGGGCTATGCGATATCGGTGTTCAAAAATAATCCCTACTTAGCTGCTTTCATTGGCTCTTACGACGACGATCCTGGAGATCCTGATTTTCTATCGCAGTATAGGAACTTGCTGCACCACTACGTGCACCAAACAGGTAACGAAGAAGCTTCGACTTTTTGGGGGGCTTGCGGAGTGATTCGCAGGGAAATTTTTTTGCAAATGGGCGGCTTTAATGAGAGTTACCGCCAAGCTTCGATCGAAGATATTGAGTTCGGCTACCGTTTGAAACAAGCAGGTTATAACATTCGGCTGTGCAAAACATTGCAGGTGAAGCATTTAAAGCGGTGGGAACCGATGGGGATGGTGAAAGCTGACTTTTTCTACCGAGCGCTGCCTTGGACAGAACTGATTTGGCGCGATCGCCAATTGAATAACGACCTCAACTTGCAAGTTTCAAACCGCATCAGCGTGATTTTAACTTATGCAGTCCTGCTGGCAATTTTGGGAACGTGCTGGTCGCTGAGCTTTCTGCTACTGGCTGGTTTGCTGGCAATACCGCTGGTAGCAATTAATGCACCGCTTTACCGATTTTTTTACCGCAAACACGGTATCCTATTTGCCCTGAAAACTATTCCGTGGCACTGGCTTTTCTACTTTTACAGCGGACTGGCATTCGCGATCGGCACTGGTCGCTACTTATACCAAAAAAAGCCTGTGACTGGCAAAGTTAGCTTGCCGGTATCCGCTCAATAA